A genome region from Erigeron canadensis isolate Cc75 chromosome 3, C_canadensis_v1, whole genome shotgun sequence includes the following:
- the LOC122592714 gene encoding glycerol-3-phosphate acyltransferase 9-like isoform X1, producing the protein MLKWVLFYDHLVLCSCAYCRVIILTLGWIIFLSCYIPVHMLLKGHDKLRKRLERALVELICSFFVASWTGVVKYHGPRPCARPKQVFVANHTSMIDFIVLEQMTAFAVIMQKHPGWVGLLQSTILESVGCIWFNRSETKDREIVARKLREHVEGSDNNPLLIFPEGTCVNNNYTVMFKKVQRLLIHQC; encoded by the exons ATGCTTAAGTGGGTATTATTCTATGACCATTTGGTTCTTTGCTCTTGTGCCTACTGCAGAGTTATTATTCTAACACTAGGATGGATAATATTCCTCTCATGCTACATTCCTGTGCATATGCTACTAAAAGGCCATGATAAATTGAGGAAAAGGTTAGAG AGAGCTCTGGTTGAGTTGATTTGCAGTTTCTTTGTGGCATCATGGACAGGGGTTGTCAAGTATCATGGTCCACGACCATGTGCAAGGCCAAAACAG GTATTTGTGGCCAATCATACATCAATGATTGATTTCATTGTTTTAGAACAGATGACTGCATTTGCAGTCATTATGCAGAAACACCCTGGCTGGGTTG GACTTCTGCAAAGCACTATTTTGGAAAGTGTGGGATGTATATGGTTCAATCGTTCTGAAACAAAGGATCGTGAAATAGTAGCTAGAAA GTTAAGGGAACATGTTGAAGGATCCGACAACAATCCTCTTCTTATATTCCCTGAAGGAACTTGTGTAAATAATAACTACACTGTTATGTTTAAAAAG GTCCAAAGATTACTGATCCATCAGTgttaa
- the LOC122592714 gene encoding glycerol-3-phosphate acyltransferase 9-like isoform X2: protein MLLKGHDKLRKRLERALVELICSFFVASWTGVVKYHGPRPCARPKQVFVANHTSMIDFIVLEQMTAFAVIMQKHPGWVGLLQSTILESVGCIWFNRSETKDREIVARKLREHVEGSDNNPLLIFPEGTCVNNNYTVMFKKVQRLLIHQC, encoded by the exons ATGCTACTAAAAGGCCATGATAAATTGAGGAAAAGGTTAGAG AGAGCTCTGGTTGAGTTGATTTGCAGTTTCTTTGTGGCATCATGGACAGGGGTTGTCAAGTATCATGGTCCACGACCATGTGCAAGGCCAAAACAG GTATTTGTGGCCAATCATACATCAATGATTGATTTCATTGTTTTAGAACAGATGACTGCATTTGCAGTCATTATGCAGAAACACCCTGGCTGGGTTG GACTTCTGCAAAGCACTATTTTGGAAAGTGTGGGATGTATATGGTTCAATCGTTCTGAAACAAAGGATCGTGAAATAGTAGCTAGAAA GTTAAGGGAACATGTTGAAGGATCCGACAACAATCCTCTTCTTATATTCCCTGAAGGAACTTGTGTAAATAATAACTACACTGTTATGTTTAAAAAG GTCCAAAGATTACTGATCCATCAGTgttaa
- the LOC122590757 gene encoding scarecrow-like protein 18, translating into MSLGSSFQYSPPRHHHQETHNNNLQLAPPTQNIPDQLHHHQVHMRQLIICCAQLISRSDFSAAQHLLAFLSSHTSPSSHDSTDRLLHYFTLALTLRLDNAIYSSNRCYSNIDIHHFNLQSSYLSLNQITPFIRFCHLTANQAILEAIDQSQTQQSDNHQHYNYSSQCIHILDFNIMHGLQWPSLMQAIVTINPKLTLRITSIGTNLDTLRKTGDRLSNFANSLGLNFRFHPLLFSNQDNINDLICHLSSIVFRPNEILVVNFVLYLHRLLRNRENLCFLLRKIRTMNPKVVTLAEREANHNQPLFMSRFGEALKYYTAVFDSMEATLPPNSRERTEVEQIWFGREIADIVAAEGEMRSERHERFRSWEAMMRSGGFRMIPLSAFAVAQAKLLLRIHYPSQGYSLEVFNESFNLGWQNQPLFSVSSWH; encoded by the exons ATGTCGTTGGGTTCATCTTTTCAATATTCTCCTcctcgtcatcatcatcaagaaacaCACAACAATAACTTACAATTAGCACCACCAACACAAAATATACCTGACCAACTACACCACCACCAAGTCCACATGCGCCAACTTATAATATGTTGTGCACAACTCATTTCTCGGTCCGATTTCTCAGCGGCTCAACACCTTCTTGCCTTCCTCTCGTCCCACACTTCTCCTTCTTCTCACGACTCGACTGATCGACTCCTTCACTACTTCACTCTCGCCCTAACCCTTCGTCTCGATAACGCGATTTATTCATCAAACCGTTGTTATTCCAATATCGACATTCATCATTTCAACTTACAATCATCTTATTTGTCACTTAATCAAATAACACCTTTTATTCGCTTTTGTCACCTTACCGCGAACCAAGCTATATTAGAAGCCATCGATCAATCACAAACGCAACAATCAGATAATCATCAGCATTATAATTATTCTTCTCAATGTATTCACAttcttgattttaatataaTGCATGGTCTTCAATGGCCATCTTTAATGCAAGCAATTGTAACCATTAACCCTAAACTCACACTTCGAATTACATCCATTGGGACTAACTTAGACACCCTTAGAAAAACGGGGGATCGTCTTTCCAATTTCGCGAATTCGTTAGGCCTTAATTTTCGGTTTCATCCTCTTTTATTTTCAAATCAAGATAACATTAATGACCTCATTTGTCATTTATCATCGATTGTATTTCGTCCTAATGAAATACTAGTAGTAAACTTTGTTTTGTACCTACATAGGTTGTTGAGAAACCGAGAAAACTTGTGTTTTTTACTTAGAAAAATTAGAACCATGAACCCTAAAGTGGTTACTTTGGCTGAAAGAGAAGCTAATCATAACCAGCCATTGTTTATGTCAAGATTTGGTGAGGCATTGAAGTATTACACCGCGGTTTTCGACTCAATGGAAGCAACCCTACCACCAAATAGTAGAGAGCGAACGgag GTGGAACAAATATGGTTTGGGAGAGAAATCGCAGATATAGTGGCTGCGGAAGGAGAGATGAGAAGTGAAAGACACGAAAGATTCCGATCATGGGAGGCGATGATGAGAAGTGGTGGATTTAGGATGATTCCGCTAAGCGCATTCGCGGTGGCTCAGGCAAAGCTGCTGTTGAGAATTCATTATCCATCACAAGGTTATAGCCTTGAGGTTTTTAATGAATCTTTCAACTTAGGGTGGCAGAATCAACCTCTTTTCTCAGTTTCTTCTTGGCATTAG